One Anguilla rostrata isolate EN2019 chromosome 15, ASM1855537v3, whole genome shotgun sequence genomic window carries:
- the LOC135240860 gene encoding fidgetin-like isoform X1: protein MVSNRKHPRITRTPIHQHIHRIDETLTFKAATHTGVKMQWTPEHAQWAEQHFDISSTTRSPAHKAEAYRAHLQPSYQYAWANDDISALTASNLLKKYAEKYSGLLEGPGERALLGSYAEAAPGLLNGRKSEGDAWQEGMYPMGCVPDVIPGGKGGPPSSGAVPPAAAAAADGMGGSPGVAPALTEPGYPGGNCRGHGGPGLHPDLPSQEYGAGYNGSYLHSGYGGQPAPALPSPHPSPLHSAGLLQPPPPPPTLVPSYNAGSPNLSGYSYPPAGYPPQTAIAPAYSPGGATPSSAYLPSGIAAPTPLPPSTLPGYAYQSHSLAPMAPAPLSGGSAGSLKRKAFYMAEQGEVEPGYGGFGYGQQRSSHSPMYRMADGGAPGAGRGNGFDRGAEASSLAFKPAKQPPPPPSDQQRKFGGRPGGALSPPSFGPAAKGPPGGSKSGEAFGDERGGRRQQQQQQQRLSHSAPGPTVGAAASPAHPAEEQLKGGDPRLLEVVTAEVVQQCLPVDWGDVAGLEPAKAALKEEVLWPMMRPDVFGGLPAPPRTVLLFGPRGTGRTLLARCVASQLGAAFLRLSGSALASKWLGDGEKLVRASFLVARCRQPAVVLVSEADALLAPRPGEDGAVGRVRGELLAQLDAVLASAEDHVLVLCSTSRPEEMDESLRRYFAKRLLVPLPDAAARHQIVSQLLSQHSYCLSDKEVSLLVRRTEGFSGLDVARLCQEAVVGPLHALPGGADLSALLPGQLRPVTYQDFENVLCKMQPAASQKELDAYTEWNKMYGSGQ from the coding sequence GCGTAAAGATGCAGTGGACCCcggagcatgctcagtgggCGGAGCAGCACTTCGACATCTCCTCCACCACGCGCTCGCCGGCGCACAAGGCCGAGGCCTACCGGGCCCACCTGCAGCCCAGCTACCAGTACGCCTGGGCCAACGACGACATCTCCGCGCTCACCGCCTCCAACCTGCTCAAGAAGTACGCCGAGAAGTACTCGGGCCTCCTGGAGGGCCCCGGCGAGCGGGCGCTGCTGGGCTCCTACGCGGAGGCGGCCCCGGGCCTCCTCAACGGGAGGAAGTCGGAGGGGGACGCCTGGCAGGAGGGCATGTACCCCATGGGCTGCGTCCCCGACGTCATCCCGGGGGGCAAGGGCGGGCCGCCCTCCTCCGGCGCcgtcccccccgccgccgccgccgccgccgacggcATGGGCGGCTCCCCGGGCGTGGCCCCCGCCCTGACGGAGCCCGGCTACCCCGGCGGCAACTGCAGGGGCCACGGGGGCCCCGGGCTCCACCCCGACCTCCCGTCTCAGGAATACGGGGCCGGGTACAACGGCTCCTACCTGCACTCCGGCTACGGCGGCcagcccgcccccgccctgccctccccccacccctcgccgcTGCACAGCGCCGGGCTCCtccagccgcccccccctccccccaccctggtGCCCAGCTACAACGCCGGGTCCCCGAACCTCTCCGGCTACAGCTACCCCCCGGCGGGGTACCCTCCGCAGACCGCCATCGCCCCCGCGTACAGCCCCGGCGGGGCGACCCCTTCCTCGGCCTACCTGCCCTCGGGGATCGCGGCGCCcacgcccctgcccccctccaccctccccggCTACGCCTACCAGTCGCACAGCCTCGCGCCGATGGCGCCGGCGCCCCTGAGCGGCGGCTCGGCCGGCTCGCTGAAGAGGAAGGCCTTCTACATGGCGGAGCAAGGGGAGGTGGAGCCCGGCTACGGCGGCTTCGGCTACGGCCAGCAGCGCTCCAGCCACAGCCCCATGTACAGGATGGCGGACGGCGGCGCCCCCGGCGCCGGCCGGGGGAACGGGTTCGACAGGGGCGCCGAGGCCTCGTCTCTAGCATTCAAGCCCGCCaagcagccgccgccgccgccctccgACCAGCAGAGGAAGTTCGGCGGCCGGCCGGGCGGGGCTCTCTCCCCGCCGTCCTTCGGCCCCGCCGCCAAAGGGCCCCCCGGCGGCTCCAAGTCGGGCGAGGCGTTCGGGGACGAGCGCGGggggcggcggcagcagcagcagcagcagcagcgcctcTCGCACTCCGCTCCCGGGCCGACCGTCGGCGCGGCCGCCTCGCCCGCCCACCCCGCGGAGGAGCAGCTGAAGGGCGGCGACCCGCGCCTCCTGGAGGTGGTCACCGCCGAGGTGGTCCAGCAGTGCCTCCCGGTGGACTGGGGCGACGTGGCGGGCCTGGAGCCGGCCAAGGCCGCGCTGAAGGAGGAGGTCCTCTGGCCCATGATGCGGCCCGACGTGTTCGGCGGCCTGCCGGCCCCGCCCCGGACCGTCCTCCTGTTCGGGCCCCGGGGGACGGGCCGGACGCTGCTGGCCCGCTGCGTGGCCAGCCAGCTGGGCGCGGCCTTCCTCCGGCTCAGCGGCTCCGCCCTGGCCTCCAAGTGGCTGGGGGACGGGGAGAAGCTGGTGCGCGCCTCCTTCCTGGTGGCGCGGTGCCGGCAGCCGGCGGTGGTGCTGGTGAGCGAGGCGGACGCGCTGCTCGCGCCAAGGCCGGGCGAGGACGGCGCGGTGGGCAGGGTCCGCGGCGAGCTGCTGGCCCAGCTGGACGCCGTCCTGGCCTCGGCCGAGGACCACGTGCTGGTGCTCTGCTCCACCAGCAGGCCGGAGGAGATGGACGAGTCCCTCCGGAGGTACTTCGCCAAGCGGCTCCTCGTCCCCCTGCCGGACGCCGCGGCCCGGCACCAGATAGTCAGCCAGCTCCTGTCGCAGCACAGCTACTGCCTCAGCGACAAGGAGGTGTCGCTGCTGGTCCGGAGGACGGAGGGCTTCTCGGGGCTGGACGTGGCGCGGCTGTGTCAGGAGGCGGTGGTGGGGCCCCTCCATGCCCTGCCGGGGGGGGCGGACCTTTCCGCCCTCCTGCCCGGCCAGCTGCGGCCGGTCACCTACCAGGACTTCGAGAACGTTCTCTGCAAAATGCAGCCCGCCGCATCGCAGAAGGAGCTGGACGCTTACACCGAGTGGAACAAAATGTACGGCAGCGGCCAgtga
- the LOC135240860 gene encoding fidgetin-like isoform X2 produces MISCTTVNGVKMQWTPEHAQWAEQHFDISSTTRSPAHKAEAYRAHLQPSYQYAWANDDISALTASNLLKKYAEKYSGLLEGPGERALLGSYAEAAPGLLNGRKSEGDAWQEGMYPMGCVPDVIPGGKGGPPSSGAVPPAAAAAADGMGGSPGVAPALTEPGYPGGNCRGHGGPGLHPDLPSQEYGAGYNGSYLHSGYGGQPAPALPSPHPSPLHSAGLLQPPPPPPTLVPSYNAGSPNLSGYSYPPAGYPPQTAIAPAYSPGGATPSSAYLPSGIAAPTPLPPSTLPGYAYQSHSLAPMAPAPLSGGSAGSLKRKAFYMAEQGEVEPGYGGFGYGQQRSSHSPMYRMADGGAPGAGRGNGFDRGAEASSLAFKPAKQPPPPPSDQQRKFGGRPGGALSPPSFGPAAKGPPGGSKSGEAFGDERGGRRQQQQQQQRLSHSAPGPTVGAAASPAHPAEEQLKGGDPRLLEVVTAEVVQQCLPVDWGDVAGLEPAKAALKEEVLWPMMRPDVFGGLPAPPRTVLLFGPRGTGRTLLARCVASQLGAAFLRLSGSALASKWLGDGEKLVRASFLVARCRQPAVVLVSEADALLAPRPGEDGAVGRVRGELLAQLDAVLASAEDHVLVLCSTSRPEEMDESLRRYFAKRLLVPLPDAAARHQIVSQLLSQHSYCLSDKEVSLLVRRTEGFSGLDVARLCQEAVVGPLHALPGGADLSALLPGQLRPVTYQDFENVLCKMQPAASQKELDAYTEWNKMYGSGQ; encoded by the coding sequence GCGTAAAGATGCAGTGGACCCcggagcatgctcagtgggCGGAGCAGCACTTCGACATCTCCTCCACCACGCGCTCGCCGGCGCACAAGGCCGAGGCCTACCGGGCCCACCTGCAGCCCAGCTACCAGTACGCCTGGGCCAACGACGACATCTCCGCGCTCACCGCCTCCAACCTGCTCAAGAAGTACGCCGAGAAGTACTCGGGCCTCCTGGAGGGCCCCGGCGAGCGGGCGCTGCTGGGCTCCTACGCGGAGGCGGCCCCGGGCCTCCTCAACGGGAGGAAGTCGGAGGGGGACGCCTGGCAGGAGGGCATGTACCCCATGGGCTGCGTCCCCGACGTCATCCCGGGGGGCAAGGGCGGGCCGCCCTCCTCCGGCGCcgtcccccccgccgccgccgccgccgccgacggcATGGGCGGCTCCCCGGGCGTGGCCCCCGCCCTGACGGAGCCCGGCTACCCCGGCGGCAACTGCAGGGGCCACGGGGGCCCCGGGCTCCACCCCGACCTCCCGTCTCAGGAATACGGGGCCGGGTACAACGGCTCCTACCTGCACTCCGGCTACGGCGGCcagcccgcccccgccctgccctccccccacccctcgccgcTGCACAGCGCCGGGCTCCtccagccgcccccccctccccccaccctggtGCCCAGCTACAACGCCGGGTCCCCGAACCTCTCCGGCTACAGCTACCCCCCGGCGGGGTACCCTCCGCAGACCGCCATCGCCCCCGCGTACAGCCCCGGCGGGGCGACCCCTTCCTCGGCCTACCTGCCCTCGGGGATCGCGGCGCCcacgcccctgcccccctccaccctccccggCTACGCCTACCAGTCGCACAGCCTCGCGCCGATGGCGCCGGCGCCCCTGAGCGGCGGCTCGGCCGGCTCGCTGAAGAGGAAGGCCTTCTACATGGCGGAGCAAGGGGAGGTGGAGCCCGGCTACGGCGGCTTCGGCTACGGCCAGCAGCGCTCCAGCCACAGCCCCATGTACAGGATGGCGGACGGCGGCGCCCCCGGCGCCGGCCGGGGGAACGGGTTCGACAGGGGCGCCGAGGCCTCGTCTCTAGCATTCAAGCCCGCCaagcagccgccgccgccgccctccgACCAGCAGAGGAAGTTCGGCGGCCGGCCGGGCGGGGCTCTCTCCCCGCCGTCCTTCGGCCCCGCCGCCAAAGGGCCCCCCGGCGGCTCCAAGTCGGGCGAGGCGTTCGGGGACGAGCGCGGggggcggcggcagcagcagcagcagcagcagcgcctcTCGCACTCCGCTCCCGGGCCGACCGTCGGCGCGGCCGCCTCGCCCGCCCACCCCGCGGAGGAGCAGCTGAAGGGCGGCGACCCGCGCCTCCTGGAGGTGGTCACCGCCGAGGTGGTCCAGCAGTGCCTCCCGGTGGACTGGGGCGACGTGGCGGGCCTGGAGCCGGCCAAGGCCGCGCTGAAGGAGGAGGTCCTCTGGCCCATGATGCGGCCCGACGTGTTCGGCGGCCTGCCGGCCCCGCCCCGGACCGTCCTCCTGTTCGGGCCCCGGGGGACGGGCCGGACGCTGCTGGCCCGCTGCGTGGCCAGCCAGCTGGGCGCGGCCTTCCTCCGGCTCAGCGGCTCCGCCCTGGCCTCCAAGTGGCTGGGGGACGGGGAGAAGCTGGTGCGCGCCTCCTTCCTGGTGGCGCGGTGCCGGCAGCCGGCGGTGGTGCTGGTGAGCGAGGCGGACGCGCTGCTCGCGCCAAGGCCGGGCGAGGACGGCGCGGTGGGCAGGGTCCGCGGCGAGCTGCTGGCCCAGCTGGACGCCGTCCTGGCCTCGGCCGAGGACCACGTGCTGGTGCTCTGCTCCACCAGCAGGCCGGAGGAGATGGACGAGTCCCTCCGGAGGTACTTCGCCAAGCGGCTCCTCGTCCCCCTGCCGGACGCCGCGGCCCGGCACCAGATAGTCAGCCAGCTCCTGTCGCAGCACAGCTACTGCCTCAGCGACAAGGAGGTGTCGCTGCTGGTCCGGAGGACGGAGGGCTTCTCGGGGCTGGACGTGGCGCGGCTGTGTCAGGAGGCGGTGGTGGGGCCCCTCCATGCCCTGCCGGGGGGGGCGGACCTTTCCGCCCTCCTGCCCGGCCAGCTGCGGCCGGTCACCTACCAGGACTTCGAGAACGTTCTCTGCAAAATGCAGCCCGCCGCATCGCAGAAGGAGCTGGACGCTTACACCGAGTGGAACAAAATGTACGGCAGCGGCCAgtga